In a single window of the Thermococcus stetteri genome:
- a CDS encoding CRISPR-associated endonuclease Cas3'', which produces MSVLAFQGQTLGKHVEAMLKAWESVKEKYIPSIIRAMRAYGVELSRGDADRLMKALIILHDSGKETRLYQDYLAGKAKLSGFRHELVSAYYTLKILPQLFDGKTAFIGSLVVMLHHEPILMGQISGLDRDSLSAEVALDKLRNFDGVVPELEEFLKESFREHLGVEITVPEASSEEVVRAVVELSVRARHLPDAGRLRLIVGALLIPLVLCDYKGAEEREGETPKFAQVLEAEWQGVV; this is translated from the coding sequence ATGAGCGTTCTCGCCTTCCAGGGACAGACCCTCGGAAAACACGTAGAAGCCATGCTGAAGGCCTGGGAAAGTGTTAAGGAGAAGTACATCCCCTCGATAATAAGGGCAATGAGGGCCTACGGGGTTGAGCTGAGCAGGGGGGATGCGGATAGGCTGATGAAAGCGCTGATAATTCTCCACGACTCGGGAAAGGAAACGAGACTTTACCAGGACTACCTCGCGGGCAAAGCCAAGCTCTCAGGCTTCAGGCACGAGCTGGTGAGCGCATACTACACCCTGAAAATACTTCCCCAGCTTTTCGATGGAAAGACTGCATTTATTGGCTCGCTCGTTGTTATGCTCCACCACGAGCCGATACTCATGGGACAAATTTCGGGGCTTGACAGGGACTCGCTTTCGGCAGAAGTTGCCCTCGACAAGCTGAGGAACTTCGATGGGGTCGTTCCAGAGCTGGAAGAATTCCTGAAGGAAAGCTTCAGGGAGCACCTCGGCGTTGAGATTACCGTTCCTGAGGCGTCCTCGGAGGAGGTTGTCAGGGCTGTAGTGGAGCTAAGCGTAAGGGCGCGCCACCTTCCGGATGCAGGAAGGCTCAGGCTAATCGTCGGTGCCCTGCTGATTCCCCTCGTCCTGTGCGACTATAAAGGTGCCGAGGAGAGGGAAGGTGAGACCCCGAAGTTCGCGCAAGTTCTCGAAGCCGAGTGGCAGGGGGTGGTGTGA